One Oncorhynchus nerka isolate Pitt River unplaced genomic scaffold, Oner_Uvic_2.0 unplaced_scaffold_1757, whole genome shotgun sequence DNA segment encodes these proteins:
- the LOC115116264 gene encoding annexin A5-like isoform X1, translating to MAGRGSVRASGNFNANQDAETLYKAMKGLGTDEDSIMKLLTSRSNSQRQQIKVAYKTLHGKDLVGDLQGELGGTFETLVVALMTPPILYDVTSLRNAIKGAGTDEKVLIEILSSRTAQQIKDITAAYRQEFDADLEEDVTGDTSGHFRRLLVILLQASRQQGVQEGNIEADAQTLFTAGEKNYGTDEDQFITILGNRSAEHLRRGGGGEHLRRVFAAYMKLAGYEMEESIQRETSGGLRDLLLAVVKCARSVPAYFAETLYYSMSGGGTDDQTLIRVMVSRSEVDMLDIRADYRRLYTKSLHSAIQGDTSGDYRKALLLLCGGDDA from the exons GCCGGTCGAGGCAGTGTGAGAGCCAGTGGAAACTTCAACGCCAACCAAgatgcagagaccctctacaaggCCATGAAGggactgg GAACCGATGAGGATTCCATCATGAAGTTGTTGACGTCTCGTAGCAACAGCCAGAGACAGCAGATCAAAGTTGCATACAAGACCCTGCATGGCAAG gaCCTGGTAGGTGATCTGCAGGGTGAACTGGGGGGAACGTTTGAGACTCTGGTAGTGGCTCTAATGACTCCGCCCATCCTTTACGATGTGACATCACTACGGAACGCCATCAAG GGGGCGGGGACCGATGAGAAGGTGCTGATTGAGATCCTGTCTTCTAGAACGGCCCAGCAGATTAAGGACATCACTGCTGCCTATCGCCAGg AGTTTGATGCAGACCTGGAGGAGGATGTAACAGGAGACACGTCAGGTCACTTCAGGAGACTGCTGGTCATCCTGCTACAG gccaGCAGACAgcagggggtacaggaggggaACATAGAGGCTGACGCACAG actttgTTCACTGCAGGAGAGAAGAATTATGGGACCGACGAAGACCAGTTCATCACCATCCTGGGGAACAGGAGTGctgaacacctgaggagaggtggggggggtgaacacctgaggagag tgtttgCTGCGTACATGAAGCTGGCAGGGTATGAGATGGAAGAGAGTATTCAGAGAGAGACTTCTGGAGGACTGAGAGACCTGCTACTGGCCGTGG tGAAGTGTGCTCGGAGCGTCCCAGCCTACTTTGCAGAGACTCTTTACTATTCGATGTCG ggcggTGGAACTGACGACCAGACCTTAATCAGAGTGATGGTGAGTCGTAGTGAGGTGGACATGTTGGATATCAGAGCTGATTACAGACGCCTCTACACCAAGTCTCTGCACTCTGCTATACAG ggagATACCTCTGGTGACTACCGTAAGGCCCTCCTCTTGCTCTGTGGCGGTGACGACGCGTAA
- the LOC115116264 gene encoding annexin A5-like isoform X2, translated as MAGRGSVRASGNFNANQDAETLYKAMKGLGTDEDSIMKLLTSRSNSQRQQIKVAYKTLHGKDLVGDLQGELGGTFETLVVALMTPPILYDVTSLRNAIKGAGTDEKVLIEILSSRTAQQIKDITAAYRQEFDADLEEDVTGDTSGHFRRLLVILLQASRQQGVQEGNIEADAQTLFTAGEKNYGTDEDQFITILGNRSAEHLRRVFAAYMKLAGYEMEESIQRETSGGLRDLLLAVVKCARSVPAYFAETLYYSMSGGGTDDQTLIRVMVSRSEVDMLDIRADYRRLYTKSLHSAIQGDTSGDYRKALLLLCGGDDA; from the exons GCCGGTCGAGGCAGTGTGAGAGCCAGTGGAAACTTCAACGCCAACCAAgatgcagagaccctctacaaggCCATGAAGggactgg GAACCGATGAGGATTCCATCATGAAGTTGTTGACGTCTCGTAGCAACAGCCAGAGACAGCAGATCAAAGTTGCATACAAGACCCTGCATGGCAAG gaCCTGGTAGGTGATCTGCAGGGTGAACTGGGGGGAACGTTTGAGACTCTGGTAGTGGCTCTAATGACTCCGCCCATCCTTTACGATGTGACATCACTACGGAACGCCATCAAG GGGGCGGGGACCGATGAGAAGGTGCTGATTGAGATCCTGTCTTCTAGAACGGCCCAGCAGATTAAGGACATCACTGCTGCCTATCGCCAGg AGTTTGATGCAGACCTGGAGGAGGATGTAACAGGAGACACGTCAGGTCACTTCAGGAGACTGCTGGTCATCCTGCTACAG gccaGCAGACAgcagggggtacaggaggggaACATAGAGGCTGACGCACAG actttgTTCACTGCAGGAGAGAAGAATTATGGGACCGACGAAGACCAGTTCATCACCATCCTGGGGAACAGGAGTGctgaacacctgaggagag tgtttgCTGCGTACATGAAGCTGGCAGGGTATGAGATGGAAGAGAGTATTCAGAGAGAGACTTCTGGAGGACTGAGAGACCTGCTACTGGCCGTGG tGAAGTGTGCTCGGAGCGTCCCAGCCTACTTTGCAGAGACTCTTTACTATTCGATGTCG ggcggTGGAACTGACGACCAGACCTTAATCAGAGTGATGGTGAGTCGTAGTGAGGTGGACATGTTGGATATCAGAGCTGATTACAGACGCCTCTACACCAAGTCTCTGCACTCTGCTATACAG ggagATACCTCTGGTGACTACCGTAAGGCCCTCCTCTTGCTCTGTGGCGGTGACGACGCGTAA